A genomic stretch from Chryseobacterium sp. SNU WT5 includes:
- a CDS encoding DMT family transporter gives MTKPRIALFIGILCISIFPVIVRMNLTSGLISAFYRMAIATAVILPYALYKKKLKLENVKMLLPMMVCGILFASDIAVWNISIQNSTATQATLLTNLSPIWVGVFSLVFLKFRPRKSFWLGTVIALVGMTVFVGVDTIINLQLDFAFFLGILSGVLYALYILVSKSVLEKLEVITFITYSMIFSAIFLFIINIAFGEQFFGFTNKAWFSLLVQGVVCQLIAWLLISYATQTMRATRVSLSLLSQAIFATILAAVFVNEQITVIQMVASVIILAGIATTFYEKNSTVNL, from the coding sequence ATGACTAAGCCGAGAATTGCTTTATTCATAGGGATCTTGTGCATCTCCATTTTTCCGGTGATCGTGAGGATGAATTTGACCTCCGGGTTGATTTCTGCCTTTTACAGAATGGCAATTGCGACGGCGGTAATTTTGCCTTATGCGCTTTATAAGAAAAAACTGAAGTTAGAGAATGTAAAAATGCTCTTGCCAATGATGGTTTGCGGTATTTTATTTGCCTCAGATATCGCAGTTTGGAATATTTCGATTCAGAATTCTACAGCAACACAAGCGACATTGCTTACGAATCTTTCTCCTATTTGGGTAGGAGTTTTCTCGCTGGTCTTTTTGAAATTTCGCCCACGAAAAAGTTTTTGGCTCGGCACCGTAATCGCTTTAGTGGGTATGACGGTTTTTGTAGGAGTCGACACTATTATCAACTTACAACTGGATTTCGCTTTTTTTCTGGGAATATTGTCGGGAGTTCTGTATGCTCTTTATATTTTGGTTAGCAAATCAGTTTTAGAAAAATTAGAAGTCATTACCTTCATTACTTATAGTATGATCTTCAGTGCCATTTTCCTTTTTATCATCAATATTGCTTTCGGAGAACAGTTTTTTGGTTTCACTAATAAGGCCTGGTTCTCACTTTTAGTTCAGGGAGTTGTTTGCCAGTTGATCGCGTGGTTGCTCATCAGTTATGCCACTCAGACTATGCGGGCGACCAGAGTTTCGTTAAGTCTTTTAAGTCAGGCTATTTTTGCCACGATCCTGGCTGCTGTCTTTGTGAATGAACAGATCACAGTAATTCAAATGGTTGCAAGTGTCATTATATTAGCAGGAATTGCAACGACCTTTTATGAGAAAAATTCAACAGTAAATTTATAA
- a CDS encoding DUF423 domain-containing protein translates to MKTFTLVIGAVYGLVSVILGAFGAHALKKVLSVDKLASFETGVKYQMYSALFLLIVGYILKFETPSEKWISILMIAGTFLFSVSIYLLAFSEVAAIPSKAVGPITPLGGLLMIISWAMLIFYFVKNKF, encoded by the coding sequence ATGAAAACATTTACATTAGTAATCGGAGCCGTTTACGGATTGGTTTCCGTAATTTTAGGAGCATTTGGAGCTCACGCTTTAAAGAAAGTGTTGTCGGTAGACAAACTAGCGAGTTTTGAAACAGGTGTCAAATATCAAATGTACTCGGCCTTATTTTTATTGATTGTCGGTTATATTTTGAAGTTTGAGACCCCTTCAGAAAAATGGATATCAATTTTAATGATTGCCGGCACCTTTTTGTTTTCGGTGAGTATTTATTTGTTAGCTTTTAGCGAAGTAGCGGCGATTCCTTCAAAAGCGGTTGGCCCAATAACGCCTCTTGGGGGGTTATTGATGATTATTTCGTGGGCGATGTTAATTTTCTATTTTGTAAAAAATAAATTCTAA
- a CDS encoding VOC family protein gives MKKVTGIGGIFFKAKDPQKLNEWYKKHLGFDTNDYGANFYWKEEDSSKPGSTQWSAFADDTKYFEPSTKDFMINYRVDDLEALVTELEKEGVTILDKIEEFDYGKFVHIVDIEDNKIELWEPKE, from the coding sequence ATGAAAAAAGTAACCGGTATTGGCGGCATTTTTTTTAAAGCAAAAGATCCGCAGAAACTGAATGAATGGTATAAAAAACATCTTGGTTTTGATACGAACGATTATGGCGCAAACTTCTACTGGAAAGAAGAAGATTCTTCCAAACCAGGTTCTACGCAATGGAGTGCTTTTGCTGATGATACCAAATATTTTGAACCATCAACCAAAGACTTCATGATTAATTATCGCGTAGATGATCTGGAAGCGCTGGTTACAGAACTGGAAAAAGAAGGGGTCACCATTTTAGATAAAATTGAAGAATTCGATTACGGGAAATTCGTTCATATTGTAGATATTGAAGATAATAAAATTGAATTGTGGGAACCGAAAGAATAA
- a CDS encoding hydroxymethylglutaryl-CoA reductase, degradative: MNHQPVEGFSKLSKQRKIDWLIKEYLNEDRSYEQVLQQYWNGDHALQKLHEEFSENTISNFYMPYGIAPNFLIDGKLFALPMAVEESSVVAAASKAAKFWIDKGGFKTTIINTKKLGHTHFIMNVEPHKLQHLFNFKLKKRLFEATDDITKNMRNRGGGILNIHLIDKTSELENYFQLKASFDTVDSMGANFINSCLEQFGKTLTEEVHNEESFTQEEKDSLQIVMNILSNFTPDCIVRAEVSCKIEDLKDDSGISNEEFATKFKRAVTIAEIEPFRATTHNKGIMNGVDAVVIATGNDFRATAACAHAYAAKDGKYSSLTHCTIDNGIFRFWIDLPISVGVVGGLTNLHPLVKFSLALLGKPSAQELMSILAVSGLAQNFGALRSLVTTGIQKGHMKMHLFNILNQLGATEEEKNHFVTYFKDKTVSHHEVISEFNKMRTQSI, translated from the coding sequence ATGAATCACCAACCTGTTGAAGGTTTTTCTAAACTCTCAAAACAAAGAAAAATCGATTGGCTCATCAAAGAATATCTCAATGAAGACCGCAGTTACGAACAGGTTCTTCAGCAATACTGGAATGGAGATCATGCCCTTCAGAAACTTCACGAAGAGTTTTCCGAGAATACGATTTCCAATTTTTATATGCCATATGGAATTGCACCAAATTTTCTGATCGACGGGAAGTTATTCGCGTTGCCAATGGCAGTAGAAGAAAGTTCTGTTGTTGCTGCAGCTTCAAAAGCAGCGAAATTCTGGATTGATAAAGGTGGTTTCAAAACAACTATTATTAATACCAAGAAATTAGGTCATACTCATTTTATAATGAATGTGGAACCTCATAAACTTCAGCATTTATTTAATTTTAAATTAAAGAAAAGATTATTCGAGGCGACGGATGATATTACCAAAAATATGAGAAACCGGGGAGGCGGTATTCTCAATATTCACTTGATCGATAAAACCTCGGAGCTGGAAAATTATTTTCAACTGAAAGCGAGTTTTGATACTGTAGATTCAATGGGTGCGAATTTCATTAATTCGTGTCTGGAGCAATTTGGAAAAACCTTAACAGAGGAAGTTCATAATGAAGAAAGTTTTACTCAAGAAGAAAAAGATTCTTTGCAGATCGTGATGAATATACTTTCCAACTTTACTCCTGACTGCATCGTTAGAGCAGAAGTCTCCTGTAAAATTGAAGATCTAAAAGACGATAGTGGAATTTCTAATGAGGAATTTGCAACCAAGTTTAAACGTGCGGTAACGATTGCTGAAATTGAACCTTTTCGTGCGACTACGCATAATAAGGGAATTATGAATGGCGTAGATGCTGTGGTAATTGCAACCGGCAATGATTTTCGGGCAACCGCAGCCTGTGCTCACGCTTATGCAGCAAAAGATGGAAAATATTCGAGTCTGACGCATTGTACTATTGATAATGGAATTTTTAGATTCTGGATAGATTTACCAATTTCTGTGGGAGTTGTCGGAGGTTTAACGAATCTCCATCCATTGGTAAAATTCTCTTTGGCATTATTAGGAAAACCTTCTGCACAGGAATTGATGAGTATTTTAGCGGTTTCTGGCTTGGCTCAAAATTTTGGTGCACTTCGTTCTTTAGTCACGACTGGAATTCAAAAAGGTCATATGAAAATGCACCTGTTTAATATTCTCAATCAGTTAGGAGCAACAGAAGAAGAGAAAAATCATTTTGTGACTTATTTTAAAGACAAAACGGTAAGCCATCATGAGGTAATCAGTGAGTTTAATAAAATGAGAACACAATCTATTTAA
- a CDS encoding DUF4846 domain-containing protein: protein MKKAVLFIFLILFFNCTKAPDSSLDNNDNEGSEVLNTPSVIKINEDKNTIKERFPAPKGYSWTEEQPNSFGYYLENFDLKKYGSPILKYDGSEIETQHLHEAIFDIDTGTKDLQQCADALIRLRAEYLFKNKKFDEIKFHFTSGDLMTWNDYKNGTRAFVNGNSVQFKKTAAFDDSYDNFRKYLDLIFNYAGTISLTKETKLVLKNEQLKTGDFLITPGSPGHIVFITGVSENKRGEKLFLLAEGYTPAQSIHVLKNPFNSEVSPWYRLDVNAAETKTARYFFEASNFRSF from the coding sequence ATGAAAAAAGCAGTTTTATTTATATTCTTAATATTATTTTTTAACTGTACAAAAGCACCTGATTCTTCACTAGACAACAATGATAATGAAGGATCTGAAGTTTTAAATACACCATCAGTTATAAAAATTAATGAAGATAAAAATACCATTAAAGAAAGATTTCCAGCGCCGAAAGGTTATTCGTGGACTGAAGAACAGCCCAATTCTTTTGGATATTATCTGGAAAACTTTGATCTGAAAAAATACGGTTCTCCGATTTTGAAATATGATGGAAGTGAAATTGAAACTCAACATCTCCATGAGGCGATTTTTGACATTGATACCGGAACAAAAGATCTACAGCAATGCGCAGATGCATTGATTCGATTAAGAGCCGAGTATTTATTTAAGAATAAAAAGTTCGATGAAATTAAGTTCCATTTTACAAGTGGAGATTTAATGACCTGGAATGATTACAAAAATGGAACCCGCGCTTTTGTCAATGGTAACTCGGTTCAATTTAAAAAGACGGCTGCCTTTGATGATTCTTATGATAACTTTCGGAAATATCTGGACTTGATTTTTAATTACGCAGGAACCATTTCTCTAACTAAAGAAACAAAGCTGGTCTTGAAAAATGAGCAGCTGAAAACAGGCGATTTCCTCATCACACCGGGAAGTCCTGGACATATTGTTTTTATTACAGGTGTTTCGGAAAACAAAAGAGGAGAAAAACTATTTCTGCTTGCGGAAGGTTATACGCCTGCACAATCAATTCATGTATTGAAGAATCCCTTTAATTCAGAAGTTTCACCTTGGTACAGACTAGATGTGAATGCAGCAGAAACGAAAACAGCGAGATATTTCTTTGAGGCAAGTAATTTTCGAAGTTTTTAA
- a CDS encoding ABC-F family ATP-binding cassette domain-containing protein: MISVQNLGLHHSGNYLFQNVNFTIKKDDKIGLVGKNGAGKSTLLKMLTGEINFYEGSIIQEGVVTMGFLKQDLDFVKGRTVWDETLQAFEQINAMKNELDEVNHQLVTRTDYESVEYENIIHRMTELNDLLMNHDAYNLEGDVEKILLGLGFKADDFHKITDEFSGGWRMRIELAKLLLQKNDLMLLDEPTNHLDMESIIWLESFLKDYPGSIVLVSHDKQFMTSVCNRTFDINNKKVDDYKANYTKYLELSSERKEKQIQAKKNQDVEIKQMEDNINRFRASATKSSFAQSLIKKLDKLERIEVDTDDVSKFNIRFQPAVTPGKVVFEAKNLGKAYGNKQIFDKVDFFIERGQRIALLGQNGQGKTTLAKILSGEITDYSGEWNLGHNVSIGYFAQNQEEVLTPNKTVLEEAEDSATEETRPRVRDLLGSFLFQGDDVTKKTKVLSGGERNRLALCKLLLRPFNTLIMDEPTNHLDIQSKEIIKLALQKFEGTLIVISHDREFLQGLSDKIFEFRDGRMKEFLGDINDYLSFRQKESIREISAEKSKLQELRNEPVVTKVVEKPVEKKPVIVSKDQKNVQNKIKKVEERISELELKIEEMEKTFTTENPSAETLEIYNSKKEELDLALQEWEFLGTQLEG; this comes from the coding sequence ATGATTTCGGTTCAAAATTTAGGTCTTCATCATTCAGGAAATTATCTCTTTCAAAACGTCAATTTCACCATCAAAAAAGATGATAAAATTGGATTGGTTGGGAAAAATGGAGCAGGTAAATCTACTTTATTAAAGATGCTTACAGGCGAAATTAATTTTTACGAGGGCAGTATTATTCAGGAAGGAGTTGTGACCATGGGATTTCTAAAACAAGATTTGGATTTTGTGAAGGGAAGAACGGTGTGGGATGAAACGTTGCAGGCTTTTGAACAGATTAATGCCATGAAGAATGAACTGGATGAGGTGAATCACCAACTGGTTACAAGAACCGATTATGAAAGTGTAGAATATGAAAATATTATTCACCGAATGACGGAACTCAATGATCTGTTAATGAATCACGATGCTTATAATTTAGAAGGCGATGTGGAGAAAATTCTGTTAGGATTAGGCTTCAAAGCAGATGATTTTCATAAAATTACAGATGAGTTTTCTGGAGGTTGGAGAATGAGAATTGAACTGGCGAAATTGCTTTTGCAGAAAAATGATTTGATGTTACTCGATGAGCCTACCAATCACCTGGATATGGAATCCATCATCTGGCTGGAAAGTTTTTTGAAAGATTATCCAGGTTCTATTGTATTGGTAAGTCACGATAAACAATTTATGACCTCGGTTTGTAACAGAACCTTTGACATTAACAATAAAAAAGTTGACGATTATAAAGCCAATTATACTAAATATCTAGAATTAAGTTCAGAAAGAAAAGAAAAACAAATTCAAGCCAAGAAAAATCAGGATGTAGAAATTAAGCAAATGGAAGATAATATCAACCGTTTCCGCGCTTCTGCAACCAAATCTTCTTTCGCGCAATCTTTGATAAAGAAACTGGATAAATTAGAAAGAATTGAAGTTGATACGGATGATGTTTCTAAATTTAATATACGATTTCAACCCGCTGTAACTCCGGGGAAAGTAGTTTTTGAAGCTAAAAATTTAGGAAAAGCATACGGTAATAAACAGATTTTTGATAAGGTTGACTTCTTCATAGAACGTGGCCAACGAATTGCTTTGCTGGGTCAGAATGGACAAGGAAAAACAACTTTAGCTAAAATTTTATCTGGAGAAATTACCGATTATTCTGGTGAATGGAATCTCGGCCACAATGTAAGCATTGGATATTTCGCTCAAAATCAGGAAGAAGTTTTAACACCCAATAAAACAGTTTTAGAAGAAGCTGAAGATTCTGCTACTGAAGAAACAAGACCAAGAGTCCGTGATTTATTGGGAAGTTTCCTTTTTCAAGGTGATGACGTGACGAAGAAAACAAAAGTACTTTCCGGAGGGGAGCGTAACCGTTTGGCTTTGTGTAAATTATTGCTTCGTCCATTCAATACATTGATTATGGATGAGCCTACGAATCACTTGGATATTCAGTCGAAGGAAATTATCAAACTCGCTCTACAGAAATTTGAAGGAACGTTGATCGTTATTTCTCACGACCGTGAATTTTTACAAGGTTTGAGCGATAAGATTTTCGAATTCCGCGATGGCCGGATGAAAGAATTTCTTGGTGATATTAATGATTATCTTTCGTTTAGACAAAAAGAAAGTATCCGCGAGATCTCTGCAGAGAAATCGAAATTACAGGAATTACGAAATGAGCCTGTTGTCACTAAAGTCGTTGAAAAACCGGTGGAGAAAAAACCAGTGATCGTTAGTAAGGATCAAAAAAATGTTCAAAATAAAATAAAGAAAGTTGAAGAACGAATTTCCGAACTCGAATTAAAAATCGAAGAAATGGAAAAGACTTTTACCACTGAAAATCCGTCTGCAGAAACTTTAGAAATTTACAATTCTAAAAAAGAAGAGTTAGATCTAGCTTTGCAGGAATGGGAGTTTTTGGGAACGCAGTTGGAAGGATAA
- the clpB gene encoding ATP-dependent chaperone ClpB — translation MNLNQYTVKSQEAIQKAQQIAMEFGNQSIEPQHLLEGIFQIDENISEFLLKKSEAELTLVRERNRENIEKLPKVEGGNVYLSQSANKVLLDAPNVAKKMDDEFVTIEHLWLSLLDVNSDVSKMLKDMGITKSGLEMAIKELRKGSKATSASSEETYQSLNKYAKNFNELAAEGKLDPVIGRDEEIRRVLQILSRRTKNNPILIGEPGVGKTAIAEGIAHRIISGDIPENLQDKTLYSLDMGALIAGAKYKGEFEERLKSVINEVTKSEGQIILFIDEIHTLVGAGGGDGAMDAANILKPALARGELRAIGATTLNEYQKYFEKDKALERRFQKVMVEEPDTESAISILRGIKDKYEAHHKVRIKDEAIIAAVEQSQRYISDRFLPDKAIDLIDEASAKLRMEINSKPEELDVLDRKLMQMEIELAAISREGNDIKVQHLKEDISKVSADRNEINAKWLKEKQKSEDLTAIKKDIEALKLEAERASRAGDYAKVAEIQYGKIKEKESDLQKLELEMQNHQNELIKEEVTAENISEVISKWTGIPVTKLIQSEREKLLHLEDELHKRVVGQEEAITSVADAIRRNRAGLSDEKKPIGSFLFLGTTGVGKTELAKALAEYLFDDENNMTRIDMSEYQERHSVSRLVGAPPGYVGYDEGGQLTEAVRRRPYSVVLLDEIEKAHPDVFNTLLQVLDDGRLTDNKGRVVNFKNSIIIMTSNLGSHIIQENFEKISDDNVEEIVDKTKEEVFTLLKQTLRPEFLNRIDETVLFQPLNKKEIGKIVHYQLRGFNEMLERRGIIMTATEDAITYITNKGYDPSFGARPLKRVLQQEVLNKLSKEILAGNVNDGDRITLDYFEESGLVFRKAE, via the coding sequence ATGAACTTAAATCAATATACCGTAAAATCACAGGAAGCCATTCAGAAAGCGCAACAGATCGCGATGGAGTTTGGCAATCAAAGTATAGAACCACAACATTTATTGGAAGGTATTTTCCAGATAGATGAAAATATTTCTGAATTTTTATTAAAGAAATCAGAAGCAGAATTAACTTTAGTCCGAGAGAGAAACCGCGAGAATATTGAAAAACTACCGAAAGTAGAAGGTGGAAATGTTTACCTTTCTCAATCTGCCAATAAAGTTTTGCTCGATGCACCAAATGTCGCCAAGAAAATGGATGATGAATTTGTGACCATTGAACATCTTTGGCTTTCACTTCTCGATGTAAATTCCGATGTTTCGAAAATGCTCAAAGATATGGGCATTACCAAAAGTGGTTTAGAGATGGCTATCAAAGAATTGCGAAAAGGTTCGAAAGCAACTTCCGCAAGTTCTGAGGAAACTTATCAAAGTCTGAATAAGTACGCCAAGAATTTTAATGAACTCGCTGCGGAAGGAAAACTCGATCCAGTAATTGGAAGAGATGAAGAGATTCGTCGTGTTTTACAAATTCTTTCCAGAAGAACTAAAAACAACCCAATCTTAATTGGTGAACCCGGCGTTGGTAAAACTGCGATAGCAGAAGGAATTGCACACCGAATTATTTCCGGTGATATTCCTGAAAACTTGCAGGATAAAACGTTGTACTCCTTAGATATGGGTGCTTTGATTGCCGGTGCAAAATACAAAGGAGAATTTGAAGAACGGCTGAAATCGGTGATTAATGAAGTTACTAAATCGGAGGGGCAAATAATTCTCTTCATCGACGAGATTCATACTCTGGTAGGTGCTGGCGGAGGAGACGGCGCAATGGATGCTGCAAATATTTTGAAACCCGCTTTGGCAAGAGGTGAGCTTCGTGCGATTGGTGCAACGACTTTAAATGAATATCAAAAATATTTTGAAAAAGATAAAGCCTTAGAAAGACGTTTTCAAAAAGTGATGGTTGAAGAACCTGATACAGAATCGGCGATTTCCATTTTGCGTGGAATTAAAGATAAATACGAAGCACACCATAAAGTTCGTATCAAAGACGAAGCGATTATTGCTGCCGTTGAACAATCTCAACGCTATATTTCGGATCGGTTTTTACCGGATAAAGCCATCGATTTAATTGATGAAGCTTCCGCTAAGTTGAGAATGGAAATCAATTCAAAACCAGAAGAACTCGATGTTTTGGATCGTAAACTGATGCAGATGGAAATTGAACTGGCAGCAATTTCAAGAGAAGGAAATGATATCAAGGTTCAGCATTTAAAAGAAGACATTTCAAAAGTCTCAGCTGATAGAAATGAGATCAATGCGAAATGGCTGAAGGAAAAACAAAAATCTGAAGATTTAACGGCGATAAAAAAAGATATTGAAGCGCTGAAATTAGAAGCTGAGCGTGCCTCCAGAGCTGGGGATTATGCGAAAGTTGCCGAGATTCAATATGGAAAAATAAAAGAAAAAGAAAGTGATTTGCAGAAACTCGAATTAGAGATGCAAAACCATCAGAATGAATTAATTAAAGAAGAAGTTACTGCTGAAAATATTTCAGAAGTGATTTCAAAATGGACAGGAATCCCAGTGACTAAATTGATTCAGTCTGAAAGAGAAAAATTATTGCACCTTGAAGACGAACTTCATAAAAGAGTAGTCGGTCAGGAAGAGGCAATCACTTCTGTCGCAGATGCAATTCGTAGAAATCGTGCTGGTTTAAGTGATGAGAAAAAACCAATTGGGAGTTTCTTATTCCTCGGTACAACTGGTGTCGGAAAAACGGAGCTGGCAAAGGCGCTCGCAGAATATCTGTTTGACGATGAAAATAATATGACCAGAATTGACATGAGTGAGTACCAGGAAAGGCATTCAGTGTCGCGATTGGTTGGTGCGCCTCCGGGATATGTCGGTTATGATGAGGGTGGGCAATTAACAGAAGCGGTTCGTAGAAGACCTTATTCAGTTGTACTTTTAGACGAAATTGAAAAAGCGCATCCCGATGTTTTTAACACTTTGTTGCAAGTTTTAGATGATGGTAGATTGACTGATAATAAAGGTCGGGTTGTGAATTTCAAAAATTCAATTATCATTATGACGTCGAATTTAGGATCGCATATCATTCAGGAAAATTTTGAAAAGATTAGTGATGACAATGTTGAAGAAATTGTGGACAAAACGAAAGAAGAAGTTTTCACTTTGTTGAAACAGACTTTAAGACCAGAGTTTTTAAACAGAATTGATGAAACCGTTCTTTTCCAACCATTAAATAAGAAAGAAATTGGCAAGATCGTGCATTATCAATTGCGTGGATTCAATGAAATGTTGGAGCGCCGTGGAATTATTATGACGGCAACAGAAGACGCTATTACTTACATCACTAACAAAGGATATGATCCAAGTTTTGGTGCAAGGCCTTTAAAAAGAGTTCTGCAACAAGAGGTATTGAATAAATTATCTAAAGAAATACTTGCAGGCAATGTAAATGATGGTGATAGAATTACTTTAGATTATTTCGAGGAAAGCGGACTTGTTTTTAGGAAAGCTGAATAA